One Luoshenia tenuis genomic region harbors:
- a CDS encoding RpiB/LacA/LacB family sugar-phosphate isomerase, with protein MKTIKDKQILVAADFAGFPLKEAVVEHLKGKGWTVTDIGVRAADEENPEMFHRIGLKVGAKIAEGEFERALVFCGTGMGIHIAASKCPGVFSGVVESVPAALRAITGNEVNVLAMGAFYVAPQMGKEITDAYLSHNLGDTYEWWPNFYEFHKLACDELNAFSYEEFKKNGFELKHLGEVPLALMDKPD; from the coding sequence ATGAAGACTATTAAGGACAAACAGATTCTCGTCGCGGCGGACTTTGCTGGGTTTCCGCTTAAGGAGGCCGTGGTCGAGCACCTCAAGGGTAAGGGATGGACGGTCACCGATATCGGCGTGCGCGCGGCGGATGAAGAAAATCCGGAGATGTTCCACCGCATCGGCCTGAAGGTAGGCGCCAAGATCGCCGAGGGCGAGTTTGAGCGCGCGCTGGTCTTCTGCGGTACGGGTATGGGCATCCATATTGCCGCCAGCAAGTGCCCAGGCGTGTTTTCCGGCGTCGTGGAAAGCGTGCCCGCGGCCCTGCGCGCCATCACGGGCAATGAGGTAAACGTATTGGCTATGGGCGCTTTCTACGTCGCCCCTCAAATGGGTAAGGAGATCACCGACGCTTACCTCAGCCACAACCTGGGGGATACTTACGAGTGGTGGCCTAACTTTTACGAGTTCCACAAGCTGGCTTGTGATGAGCTGAATGCCTTTTCCTATGAGGAATTTAAAAAGAATGGCTTTGAACTCAAGCATCTGGGAGAGGTACCTTTAGCGTTGATGGATAAGCCGGACTAA
- a CDS encoding U32 family peptidase — protein MHERGCLAEREGQDHMEILAPAGGMEQLQAAVRSGADAVYFGAQLFNARRNAANFTDEEIPRAIAYCHARGVRVHMTLNTLVQDGEMDGVCRTLEQIARAGADAVIVQDLAVARLARQICPELKLHASTQMAVHNAAGLRLLEEIGFSRAVLARELSREEIGRLAAGTGLEVEVFVHGALCMSVSGQCYLSGMLGGRSGNRGLCAQPCRLDFKAGQRGYALSLKDLSLIGQMRLLEQLGVASLKIEGRMKRPEYVACATRACKQALEGEQPDLESLKAVFSRSGFTNGYFAAKRDLAMFGTRTREDVQQAGGVLGQIAATYRHEAKTVPVDMRLTVRDGASPELQAMGRGVRVCVQAQGEKPEKAVNRPLDEAQARQALEKTGGTPFYLRELHAQIEPGLRLPISALNSLRKAALEELETLLGQPPVREIIPLRLEKAPCARVEDGEGAPRLRIRLEKAEQLSQELVIAAERLILPLNELAAHPELLDALGDKLIGEIPMAVFPNDEERTAALLAALKRQGLAGAQAENLGALCMARELGLRVHGGYGLNILNSLALEEAGRLGVADQTISFEANLRDIRHLQRHVPCGAIAYGHLPLMTLRACPMQGARGCGDCDGRRALTDRKGEKFTVLCRERRYSQLLNGHVLSLADQQAQLQGLDFATLYFTLEDQQACRRALEDYLAGRMPQGQYTRGLYLRQLQ, from the coding sequence ATGCACGAAAGGGGCTGCCTGGCGGAGCGGGAAGGACAGGATCACATGGAGATATTGGCGCCGGCGGGCGGAATGGAGCAGTTGCAGGCGGCGGTGCGCAGCGGGGCGGACGCCGTTTATTTTGGCGCGCAGCTTTTTAACGCCCGGCGCAACGCGGCCAACTTTACCGATGAGGAGATACCCAGGGCCATTGCCTACTGCCACGCGCGGGGCGTACGGGTGCATATGACGCTCAACACCCTGGTGCAGGATGGGGAGATGGACGGGGTGTGCCGCACGCTGGAACAGATCGCCCGGGCCGGGGCGGATGCGGTGATCGTTCAGGATCTGGCGGTGGCGCGCCTGGCCCGGCAGATCTGCCCGGAGCTGAAGTTGCACGCCTCGACCCAGATGGCGGTGCACAACGCGGCGGGGCTGCGCCTGCTTGAGGAAATAGGGTTTTCCCGCGCGGTGCTGGCCCGTGAACTGAGCCGGGAGGAGATCGGCCGCCTGGCCGCGGGGACCGGCCTTGAAGTGGAGGTGTTTGTGCACGGCGCGCTGTGCATGAGCGTTTCGGGCCAGTGCTACCTCTCCGGTATGCTGGGGGGGCGCAGCGGCAACCGGGGGCTGTGCGCCCAGCCCTGCCGGCTGGATTTTAAGGCCGGGCAGAGGGGGTATGCCCTTTCGCTTAAGGATCTTTCCCTCATCGGGCAGATGCGGCTTTTAGAGCAGCTGGGGGTGGCCTCGCTCAAGATCGAGGGGCGGATGAAGCGGCCCGAGTATGTGGCCTGCGCGACCCGCGCCTGCAAACAGGCATTGGAGGGAGAACAGCCGGACTTGGAAAGCCTGAAGGCCGTATTCTCCCGCAGCGGGTTCACCAATGGCTATTTTGCGGCCAAACGCGACCTTGCGATGTTCGGCACACGCACCCGGGAGGATGTGCAGCAGGCGGGCGGGGTGCTGGGGCAGATCGCCGCGACCTACCGCCATGAGGCCAAAACGGTGCCGGTGGATATGCGTTTGACTGTGCGCGACGGCGCCAGCCCGGAATTGCAGGCGATGGGGCGGGGTGTGCGCGTTTGCGTGCAGGCGCAAGGCGAGAAGCCGGAAAAAGCCGTCAACCGTCCGCTGGACGAGGCGCAGGCCCGCCAGGCGCTGGAAAAGACGGGAGGGACGCCCTTTTACCTGCGGGAGCTGCACGCGCAGATCGAGCCGGGGCTGCGGTTGCCTATATCCGCGCTGAACAGCCTGCGCAAGGCGGCTTTAGAGGAGCTGGAAACGCTGCTGGGGCAGCCGCCGGTGCGGGAGATCATCCCCCTGCGGCTGGAAAAGGCGCCCTGCGCGCGGGTAGAGGATGGAGAGGGCGCGCCCCGTCTGCGCATCCGGCTGGAAAAGGCGGAGCAGCTTTCACAGGAGTTGGTTATCGCGGCGGAGCGGTTGATCCTGCCGCTTAACGAACTGGCGGCGCACCCGGAGCTGTTGGACGCCCTGGGAGATAAGTTGATCGGCGAGATCCCGATGGCGGTGTTCCCGAATGATGAGGAGCGGACAGCGGCGCTTTTGGCGGCGCTAAAGCGCCAGGGACTGGCCGGTGCGCAGGCCGAGAACCTGGGGGCGCTGTGCATGGCCCGGGAGTTGGGGCTGCGCGTACACGGCGGCTATGGGCTGAATATCCTGAACAGCTTGGCGCTGGAAGAGGCGGGGCGCTTGGGCGTGGCGGATCAGACGATCAGCTTTGAGGCGAACCTGCGGGATATCCGGCATTTGCAGCGCCATGTTCCCTGCGGCGCGATCGCCTATGGGCATCTGCCGCTGATGACGCTGCGCGCCTGCCCGATGCAGGGCGCGCGGGGCTGCGGGGATTGCGATGGACGCAGGGCGCTGACCGACCGCAAGGGCGAAAAATTTACCGTTTTGTGCCGGGAAAGGCGATATTCCCAGTTGCTCAATGGCCACGTATTATCCCTGGCGGACCAGCAGGCGCAGCTGCAGGGGCTGGATTTTGCGACGCTGTACTTTACCCTGGAGGATCAGCAGGCCTGCCGGCGTGCGCTGGAGGATTACCTAGCCGGGCGCATGCCGCAGGGGCAATATACCCGCGGGCTGTACCTGCGCCAGCTGCAGTAA
- a CDS encoding CvpA family protein: MNILDIAILVLLAIFVLYGFYRGFTRTALSLASTFLSWLGAFLFYPFLSRFLMSSSFWGQLFGYMSDGAAETLTGFEILSQPASSVTSSQLTDILSTSGLPSSVTTMLRENVLNQAFTGQAGVVTLGQYFNTTLGNLLVNVISFLIIFFALSLIFALIIAMTHAVVSLPVLKTLDGVLGGCFGLVQGILLMFVLFAIVPVILSVMPISFVNQYLDNSFFASLFYKSNFILDMLSSII, translated from the coding sequence TTGAATATTCTTGATATCGCAATTCTGGTCTTATTGGCCATATTTGTATTGTACGGTTTTTACCGGGGCTTTACCCGTACGGCACTGTCCCTGGCCTCTACCTTCCTGTCCTGGTTGGGGGCATTTTTGTTCTACCCTTTTCTCTCCAGGTTTTTGATGAGCTCCTCTTTCTGGGGGCAGCTGTTTGGTTATATGTCCGATGGGGCGGCAGAAACGCTGACCGGATTTGAGATCCTTTCCCAACCGGCCTCCTCCGTCACCTCCTCACAGCTGACGGACATCCTCTCTACCAGCGGACTTCCCTCCTCGGTGACCACCATGCTGCGGGAAAACGTGCTCAATCAAGCCTTTACCGGGCAGGCAGGCGTCGTGACGCTGGGGCAGTACTTCAACACCACGCTGGGCAACCTGCTGGTCAATGTCATCAGCTTTTTGATCATCTTTTTCGCCCTCTCGCTGATCTTCGCGCTGATCATCGCCATGACGCATGCCGTGGTCAGCCTGCCGGTGCTCAAGACGCTGGATGGTGTGCTTGGCGGGTGCTTTGGCCTGGTGCAGGGCATATTGCTGATGTTCGTACTGTTCGCCATCGTGCCGGTCATCCTCTCGGTGATGCCGATCAGCTTTGTCAACCAATACCTGGACAATTCATTCTTCGCCTCGCTGTTTTATAAGAGCAACTTTATCCTGGATATGCTCAGCAGTATCATTTAG
- a CDS encoding PHP-associated domain-containing protein, with protein MEPQNIYKVELHAHTDETSLCGHVPAAGQVELYLKGGYQCLVLTDHYFPDFFTKFYPGKSWDEYADMLLAGYRAAKKAAEGTALTVLLGFELRSYEGMEDFLCYGMTEEDVYRYPMICQKSVKDMCDFAHEKGWLINQAHPYRDDYAQLHPVKDPTLIDAVEVYNGTPYVHNHNELALEWARKHHVPALSGSDAHRDYGACRGGIAFPYPIYSSQALIEGIKKQDYTLLRTQDEMQY; from the coding sequence ATGGAACCACAGAATATATATAAGGTAGAGCTGCATGCCCATACCGATGAGACCAGCCTTTGCGGGCACGTACCGGCGGCTGGCCAGGTGGAACTTTATCTGAAGGGCGGCTACCAGTGCCTGGTGTTGACGGATCACTACTTTCCGGACTTTTTTACCAAGTTTTATCCGGGCAAAAGCTGGGATGAGTATGCCGATATGCTGCTGGCCGGATACCGGGCAGCTAAAAAGGCGGCCGAGGGCACGGCGTTGACCGTTTTGCTGGGCTTTGAGCTGCGCTCCTATGAGGGGATGGAGGACTTTCTCTGTTATGGGATGACCGAGGAGGACGTGTACCGGTATCCCATGATCTGCCAAAAATCCGTCAAAGATATGTGCGACTTTGCCCACGAAAAGGGTTGGTTGATCAACCAGGCCCACCCGTATCGGGATGACTATGCGCAGCTCCACCCGGTCAAGGATCCGACGCTGATCGACGCGGTGGAGGTGTATAACGGGACCCCGTATGTGCACAATCACAACGAGCTGGCGCTGGAATGGGCGCGCAAGCACCATGTGCCTGCGCTTTCCGGCTCGGACGCACACCGGGATTACGGCGCTTGCCGGGGCGGCATCGCCTTCCCATATCCGATCTACTCCTCTCAGGCATTGATCGAGGGCATTAAAAAGCAGGATTATACCCTGCTGCGCACCCAGGACGAGATGCAATATTAA
- a CDS encoding sporulation initiation factor Spo0A C-terminal domain-containing protein, with the protein MSYECDYDTRIESIVANQLISIGVPPHLKGFIYLRDAIILMAHNHELFANATTRLYHVIAHHYAINASMVERSMRNAIRITFERSPSPVKAELFSTLLDPGRDRPTNAMFIATVAQQARYGL; encoded by the coding sequence ATGTCGTATGAATGTGACTATGACACACGAATAGAATCTATCGTCGCAAATCAATTAATCAGTATCGGCGTGCCGCCACATTTAAAGGGCTTTATCTACCTGCGCGATGCCATCATTCTCATGGCGCATAATCACGAGTTGTTCGCCAACGCCACTACCCGCCTTTATCACGTCATCGCCCATCATTATGCGATCAACGCCTCCATGGTAGAGCGCTCCATGCGCAACGCCATCCGCATCACCTTCGAGCGCAGCCCTTCTCCTGTTAAAGCGGAGCTGTTCTCAACACTTCTGGACCCGGGGCGCGACCGTCCCACCAATGCGATGTTCATCGCCACCGTCGCCCAGCAGGCCCGCTACGGCCTGTAA
- a CDS encoding MalY/PatB family protein — protein MALDFDRVIERRGTDAAKFAGLAQEYGREDVIPLSVADMDFAVFPPILEAMQARLSQEIFGYHTLEEPAKEAVCRWYAARHALKVAPEAVAMLTNVVSGFNLGVQVFSQPGDQIVVQPPVYGPFYLGPQHDRRVVHNPLKKVGDSWKMDFIDLERHFKAGARVMILCNPHNPVGRSWRPEELGQLAKLCQQYGVLVLSDEIHGDLTMPDYRHTPILSVPGMEQHAILFSSASKTFNLAGLSTAFAVIPDEGLRKRFTDALRVVHAGSNIFGLVALQAAFDRCGPLLDELLQYLHENLHRTCVRINAISGLHTRMPEATYLLFIDCAGLGVQDPHRLIAQAGVGLNKGSFFGEDYSQYVRMNVASPRPVLMEALDRLSAGLVRNR, from the coding sequence ATGGCACTGGATTTTGACCGCGTGATCGAGCGCCGGGGCACGGACGCCGCCAAATTTGCCGGCCTGGCCCAGGAGTATGGCAGGGAGGATGTGATTCCGCTGTCGGTGGCGGATATGGACTTTGCGGTCTTCCCGCCGATCCTTGAGGCCATGCAGGCCCGGCTTTCGCAGGAGATATTTGGATACCATACCCTGGAGGAGCCGGCTAAAGAGGCGGTATGCCGCTGGTATGCGGCGCGGCATGCCCTCAAAGTCGCCCCGGAAGCGGTGGCGATGCTGACCAACGTGGTCTCCGGGTTCAACCTGGGGGTGCAGGTCTTTTCCCAGCCCGGGGATCAGATCGTGGTACAGCCGCCGGTATACGGCCCCTTTTATCTAGGCCCCCAGCATGATAGGCGGGTGGTGCACAACCCCTTAAAAAAGGTGGGGGACAGCTGGAAGATGGATTTTATCGATCTGGAGCGGCATTTTAAAGCGGGCGCCAGGGTGATGATCCTGTGCAACCCCCATAACCCGGTGGGGCGCAGCTGGCGCCCGGAGGAGCTGGGGCAGCTAGCCAAGCTGTGCCAGCAATACGGGGTGTTGGTGCTGTCCGACGAGATACACGGGGACCTGACCATGCCGGATTACCGGCATACCCCGATTCTGTCAGTCCCCGGGATGGAGCAGCATGCGATCCTTTTTTCCTCGGCATCCAAGACCTTTAACCTGGCGGGGTTGAGCACGGCCTTTGCCGTCATCCCGGACGAGGGGCTGCGCAAGCGCTTTACTGATGCGCTGCGCGTAGTACACGCGGGCAGCAACATTTTTGGCCTGGTGGCGCTGCAGGCCGCCTTTGACCGGTGTGGCCCGCTGCTGGACGAGCTGCTGCAATACCTGCATGAGAACCTGCATAGGACTTGCGTGCGGATCAATGCCATCAGCGGTCTACACACCCGCATGCCGGAGGCCACCTATCTGCTTTTTATCGACTGCGCAGGGTTGGGCGTACAGGACCCCCACAGGCTGATCGCCCAGGCGGGCGTGGGGCTGAACAAGGGCAGCTTTTTTGGGGAGGACTACAGCCAGTATGTGCGGATGAACGTAGCCTCGCCCCGGCCGGTGCTGATGGAGGCGCTGGACAGGCTGAGCGCGGGGCTGGTTCGGAATCGATAG
- the ade gene encoding adenine deaminase, with amino-acid sequence MLETYTEKAGARLREKQRILSVAAGREKADLVFKNARYVNVFSNEICRADIALAQGQIAGIGRYSGRQEIDASEKIILPGFLDAHVHLESSLLLPGAFAGAVLPHGTTTVIADPHEIANVMGTAGIQYMLEATQGLPVDVRFMLPSCVPATPLDEAGAVLDAGELEPFYAHPRVQGLGEMMDYPGILEGKARTLEKVVDAQAHGMRIDGHAPDLAPHALNAYVAAGIYSDHECHDLEDAMQKLRRGQFIMIREGTAARNLEALSPLLCQQYAQRCMFCTDDCHVNEVRARGHIDHILRRAIALGADPVAAVKAASFNAAQYFGLNDRGAIAPGYRADLVMIDDFESLKVERVWIKGQLWAQDGVARDFTPPAVSPGLERHARDTFHLKQLSAEDFAHSGPLGVIGMMGGEITTLDAGCARDIDLNQDILKIALVERHSNTGHIGLGFLKGYGLRAGAVATSIAHDAHNIVAVGENEADIAAAVNCVAELGGGIVVLRDGNVLAQLALPVAGLMSDGACAKVDEELALAKKAARALGVSDGIDPFMTLSFMALPVIPALRLTTRGVFDVRQGKMV; translated from the coding sequence ATGCTGGAAACCTATACGGAAAAGGCCGGCGCAAGGCTAAGAGAAAAACAGCGCATCCTGTCTGTAGCAGCCGGACGGGAAAAGGCGGACCTGGTATTTAAAAATGCCCGGTATGTCAACGTATTTTCTAACGAGATCTGCCGGGCGGATATCGCCCTGGCGCAGGGGCAGATCGCGGGGATAGGCCGGTATAGCGGACGGCAGGAGATCGACGCATCGGAAAAGATCATCCTGCCAGGGTTTTTGGATGCGCACGTGCACCTGGAAAGTTCGCTTTTGTTGCCCGGCGCCTTTGCGGGGGCGGTTTTACCCCATGGCACGACCACGGTGATCGCCGATCCCCACGAGATCGCCAATGTGATGGGAACAGCGGGGATCCAGTACATGCTGGAGGCCACGCAGGGGCTGCCGGTGGATGTACGGTTTATGCTACCCTCCTGCGTGCCGGCGACGCCGCTGGATGAAGCCGGCGCTGTGCTGGATGCCGGGGAACTCGAGCCGTTTTACGCCCATCCCAGGGTACAGGGGCTGGGCGAGATGATGGATTATCCCGGCATCTTAGAGGGAAAAGCGCGGACGCTTGAGAAGGTAGTTGACGCGCAGGCCCACGGGATGCGGATCGATGGCCATGCGCCGGATCTGGCACCACACGCGCTAAACGCCTATGTGGCGGCGGGCATCTATTCAGACCATGAGTGCCATGACCTGGAGGACGCGATGCAAAAGCTCAGGCGCGGGCAGTTTATCATGATCCGCGAAGGGACGGCTGCGCGCAACCTGGAGGCTTTATCGCCCCTGCTTTGCCAGCAATACGCGCAGCGGTGCATGTTTTGTACCGACGATTGCCATGTAAACGAGGTGCGTGCCCGGGGGCATATCGACCATATCCTGCGCCGCGCCATCGCGCTGGGGGCAGACCCGGTTGCCGCCGTGAAAGCGGCCAGTTTTAATGCGGCGCAGTATTTTGGCCTGAACGATCGGGGCGCTATCGCCCCGGGCTACAGGGCGGACCTGGTAATGATCGATGACTTTGAGTCCCTTAAAGTTGAAAGGGTATGGATCAAGGGCCAACTGTGGGCGCAAGATGGCGTAGCGCGCGACTTTACGCCGCCGGCGGTCTCGCCGGGGCTGGAGCGGCACGCCCGGGATACCTTTCATCTAAAGCAGCTGTCTGCGGAAGATTTTGCGCACAGTGGGCCGCTGGGCGTAATTGGGATGATGGGTGGAGAGATCACCACGCTGGACGCGGGCTGTGCCAGGGACATCGACCTAAATCAGGATATCCTAAAAATCGCACTGGTTGAGCGGCATAGCAATACCGGCCATATCGGGTTGGGTTTTCTAAAAGGATATGGCCTGCGGGCCGGCGCGGTGGCCACCAGCATCGCTCACGATGCACACAATATCGTAGCGGTAGGGGAAAATGAGGCGGATATAGCTGCTGCCGTCAACTGCGTGGCAGAACTTGGCGGAGGCATCGTGGTGCTGCGGGACGGAAATGTGCTGGCACAGCTGGCGCTGCCGGTCGCCGGGCTGATGAGCGATGGAGCGTGTGCAAAGGTGGATGAAGAACTGGCGCTGGCCAAGAAGGCGGCCAGGGCGCTTGGCGTTTCAGACGGTATCGATCCGTTTATGACGCTGAGCTTTATGGCGCTGCCGGTCATCCCTGCGTTACGGCTGACCACCCGAGGTGTGTTTGACGTGCGGCAAGGGAAAATGGTATAA
- a CDS encoding response regulator, which translates to MLRTILVDDNQLSLEILQDICVLSQHVAILGAFQSPLDALHFARNNTVDFAFLDIDMPGLNGLELGRELRKLYPKIILIYVASEPGYCAEAMRMKADFYICKPYVCRDIAEAIERATLLSHRLRQRLTVRTFGHFDVFDREQPLYFSNAKSKELLAMCIDRCGSAVGMEEAIEALWPERPIDEKTKRLYRKAVIMLKQVLAQYDSSDIFHSVRGSCNINPGGLDCDYFDHLNNPTLSANVQDYMLDYTWAEETAAKIYFDQPTTQEVMKAL; encoded by the coding sequence ATGTTAAGAACCATATTGGTGGATGACAACCAATTATCCCTTGAAATATTGCAGGATATATGCGTGCTCTCCCAGCACGTCGCCATTCTGGGCGCGTTTCAATCCCCGCTGGATGCGTTGCATTTTGCACGCAATAACACCGTGGATTTCGCCTTTTTGGATATCGACATGCCTGGGCTCAATGGGTTGGAGCTGGGGCGCGAGCTGCGCAAACTTTATCCCAAGATCATCTTGATCTACGTGGCCAGCGAGCCGGGATATTGTGCCGAAGCCATGCGCATGAAGGCGGATTTTTATATCTGCAAGCCTTATGTCTGCCGGGATATCGCCGAGGCGATCGAGCGGGCGACGCTGCTGAGCCACCGCCTGCGCCAAAGGCTGACCGTCAGGACTTTCGGGCACTTTGATGTGTTTGACCGGGAGCAGCCGCTGTACTTTTCAAACGCCAAATCCAAAGAACTTTTAGCCATGTGTATCGACCGGTGCGGCAGCGCCGTCGGCATGGAGGAGGCCATCGAGGCACTTTGGCCGGAACGCCCGATCGACGAAAAGACCAAGCGCTTGTACCGCAAAGCCGTTATCATGCTCAAACAGGTGCTGGCCCAGTACGACTCCAGCGATATCTTTCACAGCGTACGGGGTTCTTGCAACATCAATCCCGGCGGGTTGGATTGCGATTACTTCGACCATTTAAATAATCCAACCTTAAGCGCAAACGTACAGGATTATATGTTGGATTATACCTGGGCCGAGGAAACCGCCGCCAAAATCTATTTTGATCAGCCAACGACGCAGGAGGTCATGAAAGCTTTATGA
- a CDS encoding DUF5711 family protein, producing MERRIRVGKFIPFVALFLVIIALILCEFLIWRPARQAASLEVAPLTFAGDTPYTAASNGILYWEKGRLYKIDPAGNAMWNSEAAVQGTLAASSQLTALYTERLMQVYDENGARLFEQSYGTDKLIMARCGQDTAAALVQTSEGGYRLDVFDRAGAQVDQIALQDQTALKFDYAPDGKQVWVITLDTLAPSPLSRLTTYNPGKAVSGMVTAYNQVCYDALVTDENYLLIGTNNVVCYNKDGEKQYERLVYGWSVTDAAQLDKAMRLALIPQQLDAATKLAPTQLQLATLPEGDKSLKLPDDTHSVYFGRSKVYAFAGRNVYTYSLSGQSEGNTLLPIDIQSVTLSPDRSFALVSDGASVYKVPLG from the coding sequence ATGGAACGACGGATACGCGTAGGCAAATTTATTCCGTTTGTCGCGCTTTTTTTAGTGATCATCGCACTGATACTGTGCGAGTTTCTCATCTGGCGGCCCGCCCGCCAGGCCGCCTCGCTGGAGGTCGCGCCGCTAACCTTTGCGGGGGATACGCCCTATACCGCCGCCAGCAACGGCATCCTATACTGGGAAAAGGGGCGGCTTTATAAAATCGACCCCGCAGGCAACGCCATGTGGAACAGCGAGGCCGCCGTGCAGGGCACCCTGGCCGCTTCCAGCCAGCTGACGGCTCTTTATACCGAGCGGTTGATGCAGGTATACGACGAAAACGGCGCCCGCCTGTTTGAGCAATCCTACGGGACGGACAAGCTGATCATGGCCCGGTGCGGCCAGGATACGGCCGCCGCGCTGGTGCAAACCTCTGAGGGCGGTTACCGCCTGGATGTTTTTGACCGGGCCGGCGCCCAGGTAGACCAGATCGCCCTGCAGGACCAGACCGCGCTCAAGTTTGATTATGCGCCCGATGGCAAGCAGGTCTGGGTGATCACGCTGGATACCCTGGCCCCTTCGCCGCTTTCCAGGCTGACGACCTATAACCCCGGCAAAGCCGTTAGCGGCATGGTGACCGCCTATAACCAAGTCTGCTACGACGCGCTGGTGACCGATGAGAACTATTTGCTTATTGGAACCAATAATGTGGTGTGCTACAATAAGGATGGTGAAAAGCAGTACGAGCGCCTGGTCTATGGCTGGAGCGTGACGGACGCGGCGCAGCTGGATAAAGCGATGCGCTTGGCCCTCATCCCCCAGCAGCTGGATGCGGCCACCAAGCTGGCGCCCACCCAGTTGCAGCTGGCCACTCTGCCCGAGGGCGATAAGAGCCTGAAGCTGCCGGACGACACCCATAGCGTCTACTTCGGGCGCAGCAAAGTCTATGCTTTTGCCGGCCGCAACGTGTACACCTATTCGCTTTCCGGCCAAAGCGAGGGGAACACGCTGCTCCCCATCGATATCCAATCCGTTACGCTCTCGCCGGACCGCAGCTTCGCTCTGGTCAGCGACGGCGCCTCGGTCTACAAGGTACCGCTGGGTTAA
- a CDS encoding Hpt domain-containing protein — protein sequence MKFRDLLNEIILEPEVTLTRLGVPMPSIKRYILRFPADPSYAQLKTAIGSREPGAIYHAAHNFKGLCLNLGFTPLAAHCQQLCVYAKKKDLEACNHTFNSVQISYYKIITSIETYMQTASD from the coding sequence ATGAAATTCAGAGACTTGCTCAACGAAATCATCTTAGAGCCGGAGGTGACCTTAACGCGTCTGGGCGTACCCATGCCCTCAATCAAGCGCTATATTCTTCGCTTCCCTGCTGACCCTAGCTATGCGCAATTAAAAACCGCCATAGGCTCCCGCGAGCCGGGGGCGATCTATCATGCGGCGCATAACTTCAAGGGGCTGTGCCTGAATCTGGGCTTTACCCCGCTGGCCGCCCACTGCCAGCAGCTGTGCGTATACGCCAAGAAAAAAGACCTGGAGGCCTGTAACCATACCTTTAACAGCGTCCAGATATCCTATTATAAAATCATTACCTCAATTGAAACTTATATGCAGACCGCATCCGATTAA